From Brucella pseudogrignonensis, a single genomic window includes:
- a CDS encoding S49 family peptidase, producing the protein MSGIFCRFIPRRFRKKEIEIPVVRLHGAIMSGGSSLRPSLSLASASGVLEKAFSDKEMPAVAISINSPGGSPVQSRLIYRRIRDLADEHQKRVFVFVEDAAASGGYMIALAGDEIIADPSSIVGSIGVVSASFGFPELLKKIGVERRVYTAGQNKAVLDPFQPEKEADIERLKSLQLEIHATFIDMVKERRGSKLADNDDLFTGMFWTGTKGKELGLVDGLGDMRSFLRKTYGDKVKLKLIEPKRGLLGRKAPGVEIALNGLDPASIAANLGDGLLSVAEEKALWARYGL; encoded by the coding sequence TTGTCCGGGATTTTTTGCCGTTTCATTCCGCGCCGTTTTCGCAAAAAAGAAATTGAGATTCCTGTTGTGCGTCTGCATGGCGCCATTATGAGCGGTGGCTCATCGCTACGTCCGTCGCTTTCTCTCGCGAGCGCTTCCGGTGTGCTGGAAAAGGCCTTTAGCGACAAAGAAATGCCAGCCGTTGCCATTTCGATCAATTCGCCCGGCGGTTCACCCGTACAGTCTCGCCTGATCTATCGCCGCATACGCGATCTCGCAGACGAGCATCAGAAACGTGTTTTTGTGTTTGTTGAAGACGCCGCAGCATCCGGCGGTTACATGATCGCGCTTGCGGGCGACGAAATCATTGCCGATCCATCATCAATTGTCGGCTCCATCGGCGTTGTTTCTGCCTCGTTTGGCTTCCCGGAACTGCTCAAAAAAATCGGCGTCGAGCGCCGCGTTTATACTGCTGGCCAGAACAAAGCCGTGCTTGATCCATTTCAGCCGGAAAAAGAAGCCGATATTGAGCGTCTCAAGTCGCTTCAGCTGGAAATTCATGCGACTTTTATCGACATGGTCAAAGAGCGCCGTGGCAGCAAGCTGGCAGACAATGATGACCTTTTCACCGGCATGTTCTGGACGGGCACCAAGGGCAAGGAACTCGGCCTCGTTGACGGGCTTGGCGATATGCGCAGCTTCCTGCGCAAGACTTATGGCGACAAGGTAAAGCTCAAACTCATCGAACCCAAGCGCGGACTGCTCGGACGCAAAGCACCCGGCGTCGAAATCGCGCTTAACGGCCTTGATCCAGCATCTATTGCGGCTAATCTCGGCGACGGCCTTCTGTCCGTTGCTGAAGAAAAAGCGCTTTGGGCGCGATATGGTCTTTAA
- a CDS encoding ribonuclease HII has protein sequence MKRLSSDSPLLFEIPLAPDFSEETKYLARGLKHIAGIDEAGRGPLAGPVVAAAVVLDPNDLPKGLDDSKRLKAAKRDALYDVILAKAISVSVASLSARSIDASDIRKAALEAMRRSFMGLTLRPDHVLIDGRDVPPGLSCPGSALVKGDQRSISIAAASIVAKVTRDRMMIRAGAVHPVYGFEVHAGYGTLKHRNAIEAGGPQPGIHRYTFAPIKGRFGL, from the coding sequence ATGAAACGCTTAAGTTCTGATTCTCCGCTCCTCTTTGAAATTCCGCTTGCTCCAGACTTCTCGGAAGAGACAAAATATCTGGCGCGAGGGCTCAAGCATATTGCTGGCATTGATGAAGCTGGTCGTGGACCGCTCGCAGGACCGGTTGTTGCAGCAGCGGTTGTGCTTGATCCCAATGATCTGCCAAAGGGACTTGATGACTCAAAAAGGCTGAAGGCGGCCAAGCGTGATGCGCTCTATGATGTTATTTTGGCCAAAGCGATCAGTGTTTCCGTTGCGAGCCTGAGTGCGCGCAGCATTGATGCCAGCGACATTCGCAAAGCGGCCCTCGAAGCTATGCGCCGTTCTTTCATGGGACTGACACTTCGCCCCGATCACGTATTGATCGATGGACGCGATGTTCCACCGGGCCTATCCTGTCCCGGCTCGGCATTGGTAAAAGGCGATCAGCGCTCGATTTCTATTGCCGCTGCATCCATCGTCGCAAAGGTTACGCGAGACCGCATGATGATACGTGCCGGAGCAGTGCATCCAGTCTACGGCTTTGAGGTTCATGCCGGTTACGGAACGCTAAAACATCGCAATGCAATTGAAGCCGGTGGACCACAACCTGGAATCCACCGCTACACTTTCGCGCCCATCAAGGGTCGTTTTGGCTTATAG
- a CDS encoding 4-(cytidine 5'-diphospho)-2-C-methyl-D-erythritol kinase — protein sequence MHNKAQAAQTVHYTAPAKINLALHVTGRRDDGYHLLDMLVVFANYGDQITVRKAEEDSFSIGGRFAHGIPLDSGNLVIKARDALRSHTNRKLSPVAIHLEKRLPVASGIGGGSSDAAATLLALNEIWQLGLDHNTLAELGLKLGADLPMCLHGAAHGAPLIACGIGEQLSAIPQMPSLPMLLVNDGTAIATPDVFRALTKRDNPPLPSRVPCDIESICTYLSSTRNDLLPAALSIAPHISDTLAILHAHGALFAQMSGSGATCFAIFKDQQSADTAASRILSHKPDWFVVSSHTAPSAQ from the coding sequence ATGCATAACAAAGCTCAGGCCGCGCAAACGGTTCACTACACTGCTCCGGCCAAGATTAATCTCGCGCTGCACGTGACAGGGCGCAGAGATGACGGTTATCATTTGCTCGACATGCTGGTTGTGTTCGCTAATTACGGCGATCAAATCACTGTTAGGAAAGCCGAAGAAGATAGCTTCAGCATTGGCGGGCGCTTTGCTCACGGCATACCGCTTGATAGCGGCAATCTGGTTATCAAAGCACGCGACGCTTTAAGATCACATACCAATCGCAAGCTTTCACCCGTTGCAATCCATCTTGAAAAAAGACTCCCAGTTGCGTCGGGCATTGGTGGGGGCTCAAGCGATGCGGCGGCAACGCTTCTCGCACTCAATGAAATCTGGCAGCTTGGCCTTGATCACAACACACTGGCCGAACTTGGTCTCAAGCTCGGCGCGGACTTGCCCATGTGCCTGCATGGTGCAGCCCATGGTGCGCCACTTATAGCATGCGGCATAGGTGAACAGCTGAGCGCCATACCGCAAATGCCATCACTCCCCATGCTGCTGGTCAATGACGGGACTGCCATCGCAACGCCCGATGTCTTCCGTGCATTGACAAAGCGAGACAATCCCCCTCTCCCGTCCCGCGTTCCTTGCGACATTGAAAGCATCTGCACCTATCTCAGTTCAACCCGAAACGACCTTCTGCCCGCAGCGCTATCAATTGCCCCGCACATCAGCGATACGCTTGCAATTTTACACGCCCATGGCGCTCTTTTTGCCCAAATGTCTGGTTCTGGTGCAACCTGTTTTGCCATCTTTAAAGACCAGCAGAGCGCAGACACAGCTGCATCGCGTATCCTTTCGCATAAGCCTGACTGGTTTGTGGTTTCAAGCCATACGGCCCCGTCTGCGCAGTGA
- a CDS encoding PA0069 family radical SAM protein gives MEIIQQADQAAFGAGRADHANALVSEAGLRIDHSRRRGRGAGINPTGRFEPTTRHEFDDGWETLEDLPAFKTDVQVEKPRTIITRNDSPDISFDRSINPYRGCEHGCIYCFARPTHSYMGLSAGLDFEAKLFAKPDAPRLLERELAKPGYQPKTIAIGTNTDPYQPIEKKWRIMREILEVLEAANHPVGIVTKSALVVRDIDILSRMAEKGLAKVALSVTSVDANLARTMEPRASTPTLRLQAIRKLTEAGIPTSVMMGPIIPGINDHEIERILDAAYAQGAREAGYVLLRLPLEVAPLFKDWLLRNYPDRYRHVMSLIRSMRDGKDYDAEWGKRMRGTGPYAWQIGRRFEISARKLGFNSKRIPLRTDLFEPVEKNGKQLSLF, from the coding sequence ATGGAAATCATCCAGCAGGCAGATCAGGCAGCATTCGGAGCAGGACGTGCAGATCACGCCAACGCGCTTGTCAGTGAAGCTGGCCTGCGCATTGATCACTCCCGCCGACGCGGGCGCGGCGCGGGCATCAATCCAACCGGACGCTTCGAACCCACCACACGCCATGAATTTGATGACGGCTGGGAAACGCTCGAAGATTTGCCTGCCTTCAAGACCGACGTGCAGGTTGAAAAGCCACGCACGATTATCACACGCAACGATTCGCCCGACATCAGCTTTGACCGCTCGATCAATCCTTATCGCGGCTGCGAACATGGTTGCATTTATTGCTTCGCACGTCCGACGCACAGCTATATGGGCTTGTCTGCAGGCCTTGATTTTGAAGCGAAACTGTTTGCGAAGCCGGATGCGCCGCGTCTGCTTGAGCGCGAGCTGGCCAAGCCGGGCTATCAACCAAAGACAATTGCTATCGGCACCAACACAGACCCCTATCAGCCGATCGAGAAAAAATGGCGCATCATGCGCGAAATTCTTGAAGTGCTGGAAGCAGCCAACCATCCGGTTGGCATTGTTACCAAATCGGCTTTGGTTGTGCGCGACATCGATATTTTAAGCCGCATGGCCGAAAAAGGTCTGGCCAAGGTCGCACTTTCCGTCACATCTGTAGACGCAAATCTGGCACGAACAATGGAACCGCGTGCTTCAACGCCGACGCTGCGTCTGCAAGCCATTCGTAAACTCACAGAAGCCGGCATTCCAACCAGTGTCATGATGGGGCCGATTATTCCCGGCATCAATGATCATGAGATTGAACGCATTTTGGATGCAGCTTACGCACAAGGTGCACGTGAAGCGGGCTATGTGTTGCTTCGCCTGCCACTCGAGGTCGCACCTTTGTTCAAGGACTGGCTGCTGCGCAATTATCCCGACCGTTATCGCCATGTGATGTCGCTTATACGCTCCATGCGCGACGGCAAGGATTATGATGCGGAATGGGGAAAACGTATGCGCGGCACTGGTCCCTATGCATGGCAGATCGGGCGCCGTTTCGAAATTAGCGCACGCAAGCTCGGCTTTAATTCAAAGCGTATTCCGTTGCGTACAGACCTGTTTGAACCCGTCGAAAAAAATGGGAAGCAGCTTTCGCTTTTCTAA
- a CDS encoding carboxymuconolactone decarboxylase family protein, which yields MTNETERLAQGKEIFSKIHSELGDKGLSAFGDIAPDFVRYVYEFAYGDIYGNSDLDLRSRQITTLAALTALGHAAPQLKVHIVAALNNGLTQKEIVQIIIQLAVYAGFPVAFNGLMVAKEAFAEYDQNKQ from the coding sequence GGAGCGCCTTGCGCAGGGCAAAGAGATATTTTCAAAGATACATAGTGAGCTCGGCGATAAAGGGTTGAGTGCCTTTGGTGATATTGCACCAGACTTTGTTCGCTACGTATATGAGTTTGCCTACGGTGACATTTATGGGAACTCAGACCTAGATTTAAGAAGTCGTCAGATCACGACATTAGCTGCGTTAACCGCACTCGGTCATGCTGCGCCACAATTGAAAGTGCATATCGTGGCGGCGTTGAATAACGGGCTTACGCAAAAAGAGATTGTTCAGATAATTATTCAGCTGGCCGTATATGCGGGCTTCCCCGTTGCTTTCAACGGCTTGATGGTGGCGAAAGAAGCATTTGCTGAATATGACCAAAACAAACAATAA
- a CDS encoding glycosyltransferase family 2 protein: MISVLLVTNNSEKALAQTLAGLVPAVVDGLLRRVIVVDQGSTDDTKLVAEGAGCAFYNEDNLSEAFRELRTHWLLLLRPGATLQDEWIDAVGRHLAVSNSAARFTLPQEARSGLLGKLFTSKPSLNAGLLIKAETLRPFPSRLDELEDLPRQLKPVLLSPGISLPNTTKGGA; encoded by the coding sequence ATGATTTCAGTTTTGCTCGTCACAAATAATTCTGAAAAAGCTTTGGCACAGACACTGGCCGGGTTGGTGCCTGCTGTTGTTGATGGGCTTTTGCGCCGCGTTATCGTCGTTGATCAAGGCTCGACAGATGATACTAAGCTCGTAGCAGAAGGCGCGGGTTGCGCGTTTTATAATGAAGACAATTTATCTGAGGCATTTCGGGAATTGCGAACGCACTGGTTGCTTCTTTTGCGGCCCGGAGCAACATTGCAGGATGAATGGATAGATGCGGTGGGCCGTCATTTGGCGGTCAGCAATTCTGCCGCGCGCTTTACATTGCCTCAAGAGGCCCGCTCCGGACTGCTGGGAAAGCTCTTCACCAGCAAACCCTCTTTAAACGCCGGATTGCTGATAAAGGCCGAAACGCTCAGGCCATTTCCATCGCGTTTGGACGAGCTTGAAGATTTGCCGCGTCAGTTGAAGCCTGTGCTATTATCGCCTGGCATTTCACTTCCAAATACAACAAAAGGCGGAGCCTGA
- a CDS encoding SH3 domain-containing protein: MRVALTSIVLATAMLAAPVAQAANAIATTNLNVRTGPGTNYPVIGAIPNGAGIDVLGCTTGYNWCQVDYGGRLGWASSNYLAFSQGSARNSNNFGTAAVAIGIPLIAAAILSSNKHGWHRPPPPRPPHWNNGPHRPGKPPATHRPGRPDRPQANRPGRPGGPGKPNEVRPGGPGGPGKLGHNQGRPPKKQPRS; this comes from the coding sequence ATGAGGGTAGCTCTTACATCGATTGTTCTGGCAACGGCCATGCTTGCAGCACCCGTTGCACAGGCAGCGAATGCCATAGCGACAACCAATCTGAACGTGCGTACGGGTCCGGGTACGAATTACCCGGTAATTGGTGCGATTCCAAATGGTGCAGGCATTGACGTGCTTGGCTGCACGACTGGCTATAACTGGTGTCAGGTCGATTACGGCGGTCGTCTCGGGTGGGCATCGTCCAATTATCTCGCCTTCTCACAGGGGTCGGCCAGAAACTCCAACAATTTTGGAACTGCTGCAGTTGCAATCGGCATCCCGCTGATTGCAGCGGCAATTCTCAGCTCCAACAAGCACGGCTGGCATCGGCCACCGCCGCCAAGACCGCCGCATTGGAACAATGGCCCTCACCGTCCCGGCAAGCCCCCGGCAACACATCGTCCGGGTCGTCCTGATAGGCCGCAAGCAAACCGCCCCGGACGTCCTGGCGGCCCAGGCAAACCAAATGAAGTCCGTCCGGGTGGACCCGGCGGCCCGGGCAAGCTTGGCCATAATCAAGGCCGTCCGCCAAAGAAGCAGCCACGCTCCTAA